CCAACCAGTGACAGTTCACTATTTCAAGCTGTCATTATACATACAGTAATGTAAGTTGATTAATCAACAAGTTAGATTTGTTAGACTGTATAATGTTGCCTCTTGTTATGATTCACTATAAGCTATCCTTAGGTGTGTGTACTTGTCATGCTCTGCTTGTGACTTGTATAGCTCAAGTTAAACGTTAGCATGTTCTTCCTCCGTGTCAACAAATCCGTTTATCAATGCTATACtttattattatgttataacaCTCATCACTTACTACTGTTAatgtataacatgattatatatCGACAAGAAGTTGTTTAAACAAAGAAAGAGACAGTAAGTGATTGATCGATCCTCTTCCCTCTATCAATCCTGCCGACTCCGAGGGATTCTAGGTGCTGAGGGATTCTAGCTGGGTGTCCCTGTGTAGAACTGAGTTGTAAAAGGTTGCGGTCGTTCTGAGGCTAAGGGGGAGATTTTTCATTCTTTTTGGGCGGAGTGCTGAGTTTCTGCAGACCTCTAACCTTCTCTAGGAGAGCCATGACAAAGGCCTGCAGTAAATGAACAATGGGACATTTTGTGAGACACTGAACAATTGTTATTATGCATGTTACTGTATTGCACACACGTTACTGTATTACATTGTGTTTCTAGAAACTTGGTCAAAACGATGTATGGGAAGTTGATTTCAGACAGTTATTGTTTCAGTGGATCAGTTGACCCAATGCCGGGCTTATACAAAAGCTGAACAGTAGCAGAGAATAATCCGATAGAATTTCGAACTTACATCTGTAGGTTTGTAACAGTCAACCAGCAAAACCTGCAAAACAATAGGAAGTGAAAGAGGAAATGAACCCCATTCAAGGCCAGATCCTAACTTCAGATCCATGTGGGTAACTTCTGTGTAAATCATGTAACGATATCAATGGGAGAATTGCGATCAGCCTCAAGCTCGGATTCAATCGCTCAATAGAAAAGGACAATAACAGATGTGTAGTCAGCAATGATTAAGGTTTAATGGTCACCTTGACCCTGGAGGCCCGGTCTCCATCAGTGGGCATATCCAACAGCTCATCCACGTCAATCTCCAACTCTGGAATCTCTTCCTCCTGCGAGAGGcaaagggagagagtgatggtgaaaacaacagagagggaggggacaggaggaaAAAACAGTGGTGATTAGATCAGACAGGCTTAGGATCAAACTAAATATTCCTGCACCACAGTCTCACCCCTGACCATCCTCCACAGGTCCCCAATATCCCTGGCTTCCCCCCTCTGCTTAACACAACAGGATGTGCTGAACCTCCCTATGTGGTGTGTACTGAAAACAATGCAGTGACTTCCTGACCACTGCCTTGCTGTCTACTCAATTGAACACGACAGTAGGAGAAGCCATCACTATAGAAATACAATCTGGTTTCCAGTTCATTGTATTGATGTTTAACTAACTATAATCTATCTAGGAGCTTATTCACGAGGTCAAGGAGTAGTTGCAAGACCCCATACTCCGGCACAACCCTGAGGCCCAGAGTCTGCTGCCTAAATCAAAGGCTGATAAATTACAATATCTCCCACCATATGCCACCTACTGCTCCTGCCAGGGTCATGATTAGTCCAATTAGCTCTTTACCTGCCCAGATGGTCTCTTTGAGGACCATTTGACATAGGTAATGGTCAATTTCATTACAAGAGCAATAATGTGTCATACGCAGGTGCTCTATGTTACTGCTCAGTCTACAATGTTGACCACTTGGTTCCCACTAACTTATCTGATGTATAGGGGCTACTGCGACCCTTTTATGTGAATAGTTCCCACGTTAACCATGTCAAAACACCTATATCTCTCCAGTGGTCTGAGGGTTgttgcccccccaaaaaaaaaactgttgttTACAGGGGTCTTTAAATGAAAGGGATTAAGTCATACTTGCTCAGGTTGAACACATCACAAACATGTCACGCAGTATGTGCCTCCTGCATTTCCATGGATCAGCAGAGGGGGGTGGGATATCTATCCATAGTCATGTATATTTCCTTTGTTAAAGACAACCAGGCATTACCATTATGTAACGTTAAAGTGGGCATGTACCATAATCCTACAGAGTAGAGGCTGTACTGTAACAGCTTTGCAGGTATGGTGGCCATAGTGCTCTGTGCCAAGGCCTACTTATCAATGAATGAATGATGCACACCTTTTATTGGAACAGCACATTCTGTCCATCACTAATTGGGCAGATACCTAATCTCTTCAATTGTTCAGTACAGTATTTCAATGATGTGGCCACACCCTACATTTTGTCTGTAATTCCTACTCATATTTGTAATATTATTGAATTATTGTATTGCCCTAGGTTTTAATATTACTGCAATTCTATAGCATACATAAACCCCAATCAAAGTAGAGATCATTGAATgttgtacaacaacaaaaaatctgtcATGGAGTACACAATGAATCAGAATGTGTCATTGCTTACCTCACAGTCATATAAATCCGTTAACTGCTCAATTATCCACTCCTCCAAATTGAGTCGCTTCCTCAGCTCTTTTCTATCGTATTTCACGGTTACCCGCCCTTGCTTCTGGACCACTTCTGTGTCCTCGGTACCGGGAG
The Oncorhynchus keta strain PuntledgeMale-10-30-2019 chromosome 11, Oket_V2, whole genome shotgun sequence genome window above contains:
- the LOC118390353 gene encoding protein phosphatase 1 regulatory subunit 14B-like, with the protein product MATLTSQDSTAQARVYFQTPPGTEDTEVVQKQGRVTVKYDRKELRKRLNLEEWIIEQLTDLYDCEEEEIPELEIDVDELLDMPTDGDRASRVKVLLVDCYKPTDAFVMALLEKVRGLQKLSTPPKKNEKSPP